Proteins found in one Schistocerca serialis cubense isolate TAMUIC-IGC-003099 chromosome 5, iqSchSeri2.2, whole genome shotgun sequence genomic segment:
- the LOC126481795 gene encoding uncharacterized protein LOC126481795 produces the protein MFQQPFSPCDLTSQPQFFKVKNEPILEIMPQFQCQSEVRCQPDSNLHGPEKTSMVPTWPPQHVPAQLLHPHTMPALQLQTTQLFMDILQPLRYDAAMPPAPHPIPAPVHLPHVFLTVSSIPATSVSTAPDALLHPFLPAILSLPPAPTVAPTAPPALVHNVSSTSAPGSFDWQTPVACSPVRTAPVSMVLESLLHPTVPPPAGAPATVPAYTMQLNSHVKTELSSCTPAACKSCSFVPINQISTATVCQSRGAYNPDLAPLYTATPPAPLILSQSPSTLSILNNGKPVTVSIHRVKPAWTLQEHSASDPDVRDTCPPSQESYHDLDGPTTPPLLLPPLHHTTWAGRPVVPPRWHSDYVLASVKLATATPKCCVCDFTMDKCFCDH, from the exons ATGTTTCAACAACCGTTCAGTCCCTGTGATCTGACTTCACAGCCGCAGTTTTTCAAAGTGAAAAATGAACCCATACTGGAAATCATGCCACAGTTTCAGTGCCAAAGTGAAGTCCGCTGTCAACCAGATTCTAACCTACATGGCCCAGAGAAAACCTCAATGGTTCCCACTTGGCCACCACAGCATGTTCCTGCTCAACTGCTGCACCCACACACGATGCCTGCTCTACAGCTGCAGACTACACAACTCTTCATGGACATCTTACAACCGCTCAGGTATGATGCAGCCATGCCTCCCGCACCGCACCCCATCCCGGCTCCTGTTCACCTTCCGCATGTTTTCCTGACGGTTTCATCCATTCCTGCCACGTCGGTTTCAACTGCACCCGATGCACTCCTGCACCCATTCTTACCAGCTATCCTATCCCTACCGCCCGCCCCCACAGTGGCACCGACCGCCCCACCCGCGCTGGTCCACAACGTTTCATCGACTTCCGCGCCGGGCTCTTTCGATTGGCAAACACCAGTCGCATGCTCACCAGTCCGAACTGCACCTgtttccatggtactggagagtCTTCTGCACCCAACCGTGCCCCCACCAGCTGGGGCTCCAGCAACTGTACCTGCCTACACTATGCAACTGAACTCACATGTCAAGACTGAACTCTCTTCTTGCACTCCTGCTGCTTGTAAATCATGTAGTTTTGTCCCTATTAACCAGATTAGTACAGCTACTGTGTGCCAGTCTCGTGGTGCCTACAATCCTGATTTGGCACCACTCTACACTGCTACACCGCCTGCACCTCTGA TCCTGTCCCAAAGCCCTTCCACATTGTCGATTCTTAACAATGGCAAACCAGTAACTGTTTCAATCCACCGGGTGAAACCTGCATGGACCTTGCAGGAGCACTCTGCAAGTGACCCCGATGTACGCGACACCTGCCCTCCTTCCCAGGAATCCTATCATGATTTGGACGGGCCCACCACCCCACCCCTCTTGCTCCCCCCCTTGCATCATACAACATGGGCTGGACGACCAGTGGTTCCACCCCGTTGGCACAGTGATTATGTCCTAGCTTCAGTCAAGCTTGCTACAGCTACTCCCAAGTGTTGTGTGTGTGATTTCACCATGGACAAGTGCTTTTGTGACCATTAA